One uncultured Carboxylicivirga sp. genomic window, CTTTTCAGCCATGCAGCGACTTCTCGTTCTTTCAAAGTAAAAAGAACATCTCTGAATTCCTCTATTTGTTCGTCGGTATAACTATTCGCTGCTTTACTCTTGTAGTTGTCTAATTCTTCATCTTCGAAGTATTCGGCTTTACCATCAGCACTTAGTAAACTATCGGCTTCACAAACTTCATGGGCACCACAACAATCATCGGGCACCTCCACTTTCTTCTCTTCCTCCCCCGGTTTGGATTTACGTGAAAAAACCACCGCCACAACCAAGGCTAAGACGATACCTAATACTAAATAAATCATGGTGCAAAAATAATCATTCAGAAATAGATAAAAGACAAAAAATGAAAGATTGTTCATCAATGTCCTAAGCTTTCAATCTGAAGTCTGAGAATTGAAGGTAATTCAAAATTTATAAAATTACATCTATAAACGTTTGAAGTCATAGTCAGTAGTTCTTTACTTTTAAACTACTGACTAAATTCTATCAAACTATTTTCCTTAATATTTCCAACGGTTAGCCAGTGCTACCAAAGATAACATTACAGGCACTTCAACCAACACTCCAACAACAGTTACCAGGGCAGCTGGCGAATGTAATCCAAACAATGCAATAGCAACTGCCACGGCAAGTTCGAAAAAGTTACTTGCTCCAATCATTGAAGCTGGAGAACAAATGGCATGAGGCAATTTCAACTTTCGCCCTCCAAACCATGCAACAAAAAAGATAAAGTAAGTTTGTAGCACCAAAGGTATCGCAACCAAAAGAATTATAAAAGGCTCCTTCACAATGTTATGTCCCTGAAAAGCAAATAGCAGAACCAACGTTGCCAGAAGAGCAACAATACTTACCGGTTTGAATTTTGGGAGAAAAGTTTCGGTAAACCACTCTTTTCCTTTTCTTTTGATAAGCATTCGATTCGTTATAGAGCCAGCCAATAAAGGTACTACCACAAATACAACAACACTTACCACAAGCGTATCATATGGAATACTCACATTGGTGATCCCAAGTAATAAGCCAACAATGGGAACAAATGCCACCAGAATAATAAGATCATTAACAGATACCTGAACCAATGTGTAGTTAGGGTCACCATCGGTAAGGTATGACCATACAAACACCATTGCTGTGCAAGGAGCAGCACCTAACAGAATGGCTCCCGCAATATATTCTCCTGCCTGTGATGGATCGATAAAAGCTGCATACAACTTATCAAAGAATATCCAGGCAAAAAACGCCATAGTAAAAGGCTTTATCAGCCAATTAACTACAAGAGTTAGTATCAAACCTTTTGGTCTTTTGCCCACCTTTTTAAGACTGGTAAAATCAACCTGAAGCATCATGGGGTAAATCATCAGCCAAACTAAAACAGCCACCAATACATTAACACCGGAAATCTCCAATCCGCCTAGCACATTGACTGTATCACCTAAAAAATGACCTATAGAAATACCTGCTGCAATACATAATGCTACCCATAGAGTAAGATACTTTTCAAAGAATCCAATTTTCTTTTTCTGTTCCATATTTATTTGGTGCCAACAACTGTAATACTAAAAATGCCTGTTCCATTGGCCTTCAAGTTTTCAATTTCATTTTGAGAAATATACTTTAAAAGAATCTCATCAGGCACAGTAATTACTTTTTCTTTCTTAATTTCAATGGATTTAAATCCAGCATCCTTAATCACCTGCAGATAACCCTCTTTCTGAATAGCTCCTGACACACAGCCTGCATACATCTCTGCTGCACTTTGCAAATCAGCAGGTAATTCACCTTCGAGCACCACATCCGAAATTGAAAAATGGCCTTCTGGCTTCAGTACACGGTATATTTCAGAAAAGGCTTTTTTCTTATCGGGAACCAGATTTAAAACACAATTGCTGATAACCACATTAAAGGTATTTTCCGGAAGTGGCATCTCTTCAATATCGCCCTTTACAAACTCAACATTGTTAAAATTAAGCTTTGCCGCATTTGCTCTTGCTTTCTTCAGCATTTCATCGGTAAAGTCAATTCCTGTTACCTTGCCATCTTCACCAACCAACTGACGGGCAACAAAACAGTCATTACCAGCACCGCTTCCTAAATCCAATACTGAATCACCCTGATTGATTCCGGCATACTGCGTAGGTAAACCACAACCCAAGCCCAGGTCAGCATCAGGATTATATCCGTCCAGTTGATCGTAACTATCAGCAAAGATGCTATAGTCAACTGTGTCGCAACATCCTGTACTCCCACAACACGACCCTGCATTAAAGTCTTTGCTTTGATGTGCAATTTCACCGTATTTTTCCTGAACAATTAACTTTAAATCCTCTGCTTTCATCGTTTGAAATTAAATTATTTACCTTTCATATTTTCTAAGTAGAACTGATAAAACTGTTCTTTAATTTCATCACGAACACGATGAAACTCACTCATGATAAATTCATCTGTTCCTTCGGCATGAGACGGATCGTCAAAACCAATGTGCACTCTGTTTTTAACCTTACCGATAAATGCAGGACAGCTTTCGTTTGCTCCACCACAAACTGTTATCACAAAATCCCATTCGTCATTCAAGTACTTTGAAACAGAATCACTGGTATGTCCACTGATATCAATACCTATTTCGCCCATTACCTGAACGGCTTTCGCATTTAGTTTACCAGAGGCTTCTGTTCCGGCCGAGAAAACCTGCAGATCTTTATCGAATGATTGTAAAAAACCATGAGCCATTTGACTGCGACAACTGTTTCCTGTGCATAAAATCAATACTTTCATAATATTCTGATTAGTTTATTTCTATTAGCAATCTGTACATTCAATTGTATTTAACCCATCAAAAAATTCTTTTCCCAATGCTTCCAATTTCCTAATCACAGAGACATTCACACAATAGTTGGTTTTTACTCCCTGAACGGAACCCTGAATCAAATTTGCTTTTTTAAGCTCATTCAGATGTTGATTTACTGTTGTGCGCCCCAATGGCAACTCTTCTGTTATATCACCGGTGAAACATGCATTTTTTGATGCTAGAAATTTAAGAATCTGCAACCTAGCCGGATGGCCCAAGGCTTTAAAAAGCTGAGCCAATTCCTGCAAATCGCTATCAAATAACTGAAATTTTGCTTCTGCCATAATTCTTAATTTTGACGTAAATATACGTCGAATAAATATGACGTACAAATACGTCATACTAAATTTTAATAAAATTCCGTTTTTGTGCAATAAAAAAGGGAAGCGTTTGCTTCCCTTTCATATTCTATAAATGAATAATCTTTAAATATCCATATTCATTGCACTTCTGACTTCAATCAAGGTACTTTGAGCAACTTCCCTTGCTTCACCAATACCTTCTCTCAGAATATCCTTTACAAAATCAAGATTATTCTCAAGCTGAGTACGACGTTGACGAATCTCTCTAAAATGTTCGTTGATCGATTCTGTAACCACCTGTTTCAATTTGCCAGCTCCCTGGTCCCCAATCTCAGCCGCCAGTTTTTCAGGAGAACCACCTGAAGCCAAAGCTGCAATACGCAATAAATTGGCAACCTCAGGACGATTATCAGGATCGTAAGTAATCATGCGTTCCGAATCTGTCTTAGCCGACTTTACTGCTTTTAACGTCTCATCTTCAGTGGCCTTAATCATGATGGTATTGTTTCTACTCTTACTCATCTTCTGACCACCATCTAAACCTAAGATCATTGGTGTTTCACTCAATAATCCGGTTGGCTCACGAAAAACTTTTGCTTTAAATTTCTTATTAAAACGCTTAGCTATGTTACGAGTCAACTCAATGTGAGGTAACTGATCTTTTCCGACCGGAACCACATCACTTTTACAGAAAAGAATGTCAGCTGCCTGATGAACAGGATAAGTGTACATACCGGCATTAATCACATTTTGTCCTGATGCCTGAATTTCTTCCTTAATTGTTGGGTTTTTACTCAACTCTGCATTTGAAACCAACGAAAGAAAAGGTACCAATAACTGGTTTAATTCAGGGATATGACTGTGCGGAAAAATATGTGTTTTAAACTTGTGAGGATCCAAACCACAAGCCAGATAATCGATGGTTAATTCTAAAACAAATTTTGAAATATCTTTAAAAACATCCCTGTCAGTTAAAACCTGATAATCTGCAATAACAATAAAAGTCTCAACCCCCATATTCTGCAAACGAACACGATTTTGCAATGATCCAAAATAATGGCCGATATGAAGATTTCCTGTTGGGCGATCACCTGTGAGCACACGATGTTTTTGAGGATTCAATTGCAAATCAGCTTCCAACGCATGGCTTTTTTGTACAGCAATATCAAACGATGAATTACTGATTCCTTCAGTTTTTTCTATTGTCATAACATTCAATCAATTAAAATCAACGAAGAAACTACAAACAATTTCTTCGGCTGACAGTATCTTTTAAAGCTTCGGATAAATCCGAAAACCTATTAATCATTTTTAAAACAGGCACAAAAATGATAAAAATTAAGAAGACTTCCTCAAAAGCCTTCCAAGAATTTATATTACGGATGTGATTTATAAGAAATCAAAACAAATCAATTACCTCAAGAGTCAGCAATGCCCATATAATATAGCGCACAAACTTACCGAGCAACATACCAATAGCGGCATTCCATACATTTACTTTTAGAAGGCCTAACAGAACTGCCAGTACATCACCCACACCCGGCAACCAACAAAAAAAAGAGATCCACAATTCCTTGCCCGCAATTTTATTTTGAGTCTTAACAATCTGCTCGTGCTTAATTCTCAGATATTTTTCGATCCATTCCGTTTTACCCAACCAGCCAATATAATAAGAACTCAATCCGCCTAACCAATTACCCAGTGTTGCCAATGCCAGACTCAGATACAAATCATAACCCGTTGCCAGCATTCCTGATAATATGGCTTCGGAACTGAACGGAACCACGGTGGCGGCCAGAAAAGAAGCAAAAAAAAGTGCTAAATATCCTGTTTCAAACATCTAAACGAACTGAATTTGCAGCAAAAGTAAAAAAATTATCACCCTGATTGAAAAATATTTTCTTTCTAAAATCCTTGCTATTGAAGAGATTCATTAACAAACACAAATTTAGCAAGTAAAAAATATGGTACTTTGTATTGCATAGTACCTGTTTTTGTATATATATTTGCATTACCAATATCATTGTTTAAAACAGTATTCTGTCATGAGACCATTTAGACGAAATAAACTTAAACGAGTTTTGTTAGCGCTGGCAATTCTTTCATTTGTCCCATTGAATTACGCCCAAATCTCAAAAACAGATTCACTTGAAAAAATTGAACTGATGAAGAAAAAAAGTTGTCAAACGGCAACACCTCAAAAGGAGAACTCAAGAAAACCAACTGACTCAATCAAAACAAAGAAAGACAGTTTGGATATAAGCCGGTGTTTTGAAAATGGATTCTTATTTAAGCAAAAACCACTTTCGAACATCTAGAAACAAACCATTAATACTGCTTATATGAACGTAGAAAATATAAAAGCCCAAATGCGAAAAGGAGTGCTCGAATATTGCATCCTTTCGATACTGGCCAATAACGATGCATACGCTTCCGACATCATTAATACTTTAAAAGAAGCAAAGATGATTGTTGTTGAAGGAACCCTGTATCCATTACTAACCCGGTTGAAAAATGACAAACTTTTAAGTTATCGCTGGGAAGAATCAACCCAGGGACCGCCAAGAAAGTACTATGCTCTTACCGAAGAGGGTAAAACCTTTTTAAATGAAATGGACTCGTCCTGGAAAGAATTAGTAAACGCAGTTGAATTGATCCACCAACCCAATAATTTATAGCCATGAACAAAACAGTAACTATAAATATAAACGGCAGTCAGTTTTTTATCGATGAGGATGCTTATGCCCGATTAAGTGACTATCTGAAAAAAATTGAACTAAGCTTTAAAAAACAGGAAAGCGGTGACGAGATTATCAAAGACATTGAATCGCGCATTGCTGAACTTTTTGAAGAAAAAATCAAACGCGAAACCGATGTGGTAACCATGCAAATGGTTGAGGAAATGATTTCGATAATGGGTCAACCTGAAGATATTACCGGCGAAGAAGAAAAATCACAATCCAGTAGCCGTCCAACATCAACTGCCTTAGTTAAACCAAGCAAACGGTTTTATCGCGACATTGATAATCGAATCTTAGGAGGTGTTTGTGCAGGAATAGCAGCCTATTTCGACATCGATAGTATCATTGTTCGCATCATAGCATTGGTTTTGATACCTTTTACATCGGGTGCTATAATTTTAATTTATTTGGTTTTATGGATGGCACTTCCACCGGCAATCACAACTGCTCAAAAATTGGAAATGCGTGGAAAACACATTACTATAAACACTATTGAAGAATCAATTAAAAATGAATACGACGAGGTTAAAAAGAATTTGAAAAACTTCAAGCATTCTGAGACATATAAAAAAGGTGAGAATTTTTTCAGCAGGTTTTCAAAATCAGATAAAACTGTATTAATAATCATAGCTGTCATATTAAGTATTTTTGCTTTCAGTCATTTTATTGATTTTGGGAATCATCTGTTCCATGCACCTTTTGCTGTGTTTTCATCTTTAACACATGGCATAGCGCCAACATTCAATCATATTTTTTTCCCTGGCGCTCTGCCGATAATACTGGTACTATTGATTATTGGATTGATTTTCAAAACTATATTCAAGGTTATAGTCTATATTATCGCTTTCCTGTTACTCGGAGCATTAATTCTTAAAGTTATATTCTGGATGTTCGGAGGTTTTCTTCTGATGGCATAACCCTATTTAAACCAAACCCCTATGAAAAAGAAGACTTTTAAAATAACCTTACTAATAATCATCGGATTACTTTTAATCGGAAAGTTTACCAATATTTCTTATCAAAAGACCTCATACCATGAATCAATTTCGAGCTATTCAAAGGCTGATTCAGATACAGAAGATTCAATTATAGGGTTTAATGAACCTTATGAAATTATATTACATGGACTCGACACCACGGATGATAAAAACATCAACCCGGATTGCTATCCAATACATGTCTATGTTGATCAGAAAAGCTCAATAGGCAAACTAATTTATATGCCTTTTTACAAACCAATCAGCATTGAGGCGGAGGGAACATTCAGTTGGAAAAATCCATCAAGTACCCAACAAACCCCAATGCATACAGAGAACTTTGATATGAAAGGACAGCTAAACATATTAGGATCATGCTCTGTAGAAGAGGCTCGACAAAAAGCGAACGAACACCTTTATACTAGCATTCAAAAGCATATTAAACGTGTTGTCTCTGACAAAATAAAAAGTTGAATTTATCTAATTCTTTTACTTAACTATCATGAATAAAACTATCAATATAAATCTCGACGGACGTGTTTTTCAAATTGAAGAGGATGCATACGAGAAACTAAAAAAATATCTGGATACTATTAAATCCAGATTAGGTAGAAACGAAGAAGCACAAGAGATCTTAGATGATATTGAAGCTCGTATCGCCGAACTATTTATTTACAAAAGCGGACAAGATATAATTCGTCTTTCCCTGGTTGAAGAAATAATCGAAACCATTGGTGAACCGTCCGACATTGTTGATGAAGAAGATGCCGAAGAACCCAAGAAAGAATCGGAACAACAGTATTCTGCACCTCCTCCATATTATACACGAAAGGGACTTTACCGAAGTCGCGAAGACAGAGTGTTTGGAGGTGTTTGCGGAGGACTCGGAGCATATTTCGATATCGATCCTGTTGTGTTCCGCATCATAGCAGTTGTTACTACCTTACTTTCGGTTGGAGCAGTGCCGATTGTATATATTGTTTTGTGGATTGCAATGCCAGAAGCACGCACCATTGAGCAACGTTTAAGAATGCGTGGTGGAGTAACCTTTAGAGATGTAAGTGATAATATCAAAAATGAATATAACTCGGTATCTGATAAGTTTAAAACATATACCAAGTCGCAAAATTACAGAAACATGCAATACCGCATGAATAAAACGGGAGATGCCATGGCAAATGGTTTAAATGCCGTTCTGCGGGTTTTAGGTACCATACTGGGCATTGCGATCGTTTTATGGAGCGTTTTAAGCATCATGATTTTAACCGGAGTATTGGTACTTAAAGATTCAATGCCAGGTTTGGCAAGTTCTGTGGGTAATTTTTACATTACCAATGTTCCAAACTATTTTTTATCACACCTCGACCTTACACTTTTTAATATTGCTGCAGGTTTATTAATCGGGATTCCATTTTTGATCATCCTTTACCTGGGATTAAAATTGATCTTTCAGTTTAAATCTAATGGTAAGATTAT contains:
- the arsB gene encoding ACR3 family arsenite efflux transporter; the protein is MEQKKKIGFFEKYLTLWVALCIAAGISIGHFLGDTVNVLGGLEISGVNVLVAVLVWLMIYPMMLQVDFTSLKKVGKRPKGLILTLVVNWLIKPFTMAFFAWIFFDKLYAAFIDPSQAGEYIAGAILLGAAPCTAMVFVWSYLTDGDPNYTLVQVSVNDLIILVAFVPIVGLLLGITNVSIPYDTLVVSVVVFVVVPLLAGSITNRMLIKRKGKEWFTETFLPKFKPVSIVALLATLVLLFAFQGHNIVKEPFIILLVAIPLVLQTYFIFFVAWFGGRKLKLPHAICSPASMIGASNFFELAVAVAIALFGLHSPAALVTVVGVLVEVPVMLSLVALANRWKY
- a CDS encoding arsenite methyltransferase — translated: MKAEDLKLIVQEKYGEIAHQSKDFNAGSCCGSTGCCDTVDYSIFADSYDQLDGYNPDADLGLGCGLPTQYAGINQGDSVLDLGSGAGNDCFVARQLVGEDGKVTGIDFTDEMLKKARANAAKLNFNNVEFVKGDIEEMPLPENTFNVVISNCVLNLVPDKKKAFSEIYRVLKPEGHFSISDVVLEGELPADLQSAAEMYAGCVSGAIQKEGYLQVIKDAGFKSIEIKKEKVITVPDEILLKYISQNEIENLKANGTGIFSITVVGTK
- a CDS encoding arsenate reductase ArsC, with the translated sequence MKVLILCTGNSCRSQMAHGFLQSFDKDLQVFSAGTEASGKLNAKAVQVMGEIGIDISGHTSDSVSKYLNDEWDFVITVCGGANESCPAFIGKVKNRVHIGFDDPSHAEGTDEFIMSEFHRVRDEIKEQFYQFYLENMKGK
- a CDS encoding metalloregulator ArsR/SmtB family transcription factor: MAEAKFQLFDSDLQELAQLFKALGHPARLQILKFLASKNACFTGDITEELPLGRTTVNQHLNELKKANLIQGSVQGVKTNYCVNVSVIRKLEALGKEFFDGLNTIECTDC
- the trpS gene encoding tryptophan--tRNA ligase gives rise to the protein MTIEKTEGISNSSFDIAVQKSHALEADLQLNPQKHRVLTGDRPTGNLHIGHYFGSLQNRVRLQNMGVETFIVIADYQVLTDRDVFKDISKFVLELTIDYLACGLDPHKFKTHIFPHSHIPELNQLLVPFLSLVSNAELSKNPTIKEEIQASGQNVINAGMYTYPVHQAADILFCKSDVVPVGKDQLPHIELTRNIAKRFNKKFKAKVFREPTGLLSETPMILGLDGGQKMSKSRNNTIMIKATEDETLKAVKSAKTDSERMITYDPDNRPEVANLLRIAALASGGSPEKLAAEIGDQGAGKLKQVVTESINEHFREIRQRRTQLENNLDFVKDILREGIGEAREVAQSTLIEVRSAMNMDI
- a CDS encoding VTT domain-containing protein, whose amino-acid sequence is MFETGYLALFFASFLAATVVPFSSEAILSGMLATGYDLYLSLALATLGNWLGGLSSYYIGWLGKTEWIEKYLRIKHEQIVKTQNKIAGKELWISFFCWLPGVGDVLAVLLGLLKVNVWNAAIGMLLGKFVRYIIWALLTLEVIDLF
- a CDS encoding PadR family transcriptional regulator gives rise to the protein MRKGVLEYCILSILANNDAYASDIINTLKEAKMIVVEGTLYPLLTRLKNDKLLSYRWEESTQGPPRKYYALTEEGKTFLNEMDSSWKELVNAVELIHQPNNL
- a CDS encoding PspC domain-containing protein produces the protein MNKTVTININGSQFFIDEDAYARLSDYLKKIELSFKKQESGDEIIKDIESRIAELFEEKIKRETDVVTMQMVEEMISIMGQPEDITGEEEKSQSSSRPTSTALVKPSKRFYRDIDNRILGGVCAGIAAYFDIDSIIVRIIALVLIPFTSGAIILIYLVLWMALPPAITTAQKLEMRGKHITINTIEESIKNEYDEVKKNLKNFKHSETYKKGENFFSRFSKSDKTVLIIIAVILSIFAFSHFIDFGNHLFHAPFAVFSSLTHGIAPTFNHIFFPGALPIILVLLIIGLIFKTIFKVIVYIIAFLLLGALILKVIFWMFGGFLLMA
- a CDS encoding PspC domain-containing protein, whose protein sequence is MNKTININLDGRVFQIEEDAYEKLKKYLDTIKSRLGRNEEAQEILDDIEARIAELFIYKSGQDIIRLSLVEEIIETIGEPSDIVDEEDAEEPKKESEQQYSAPPPYYTRKGLYRSREDRVFGGVCGGLGAYFDIDPVVFRIIAVVTTLLSVGAVPIVYIVLWIAMPEARTIEQRLRMRGGVTFRDVSDNIKNEYNSVSDKFKTYTKSQNYRNMQYRMNKTGDAMANGLNAVLRVLGTILGIAIVLWSVLSIMILTGVLVLKDSMPGLASSVGNFYITNVPNYFLSHLDLTLFNIAAGLLIGIPFLIILYLGLKLIFQFKSNGKIIGMTALGLWLAGLVLLFFTALRVVKGFEDEGTMSETHQLMDTSAETIYLKVGNDSKPFGNKEYLLEINNLELSSLDGKLIIEGDPRINLTKGDKFEITITKKARGINEEEAEFNANSTEYYWAQNDSIIYLDRTYMLGDEALARKQEVVVNIEIPHNKKLEVSPYLDRLINYNDDSDNY